Genomic segment of Deinococcus planocerae:
CGTCCGCTCGACCGCTCTCGCGCTCGCCACCGCGCAGGGGCTGATGGTCACGCTGATGAGCCTGACCCCGCTGCGGGCGCACCACATGGGGGTGGATCACACGGGCGTGGCCGCGCTGATCTCCGGGCACATCGCGGGCATGTTCGCCTTCGGGTGGCTGACCGGCCCCCTGATCGACCGGCTGGGCGTGCGCTTCGGGTACGTGGGCGGCTCCATCCTCCTCGTGCTCGCCGCGCTCAGCGCCACGTTGCCCGGGGCCGCGTGGCTGGGCGTGTCCATGTTCGTCCTGGGGCTGGGGTGGAACCTCGCCTTCGTCTCCGGCAGCAAGGCCCTCGCCCGCCACCCCGCCGCGCAGGGCGTGACCGACGGCCTGGGCTACGTCGCCGCCGGGGCCGGAACCCTGATCGGCGGTCTGGTGATCGCCCACGCAGGCTTTCCCGTCCTCGCCCACGTTTGCGCCGTGCTGGCGCTGCTGCCGCTCGTGAGCGCGTGGAGGGTGGGTCGGCGGTAGCGGGGCCAGGGGTCAAAGCAAAGGGCGAGGGCCGCACTCCCGGGTGGGAAGGCAGCCCTCGCCTGGTGCGGTGGGCGGGTCAACTTGCCGGGGTAGGCTCCAGCACGGCGTCCATCAGGAGCTTGGTTCCCGTCACGCTGAGGAGCACGATGGACAGCACGCTGATGCCCAGGGCCAGGAACTCGGTGTCCAGGCCGCCCGTGTTGCGGTAGAGCAAGTTGCCGTCCACCACGTTCAGGTGCCAGGCCGCCATGCCGGTGTAGTGCATGGACACGATGGCCCCGCCCATGACCAGCCCCGCCGCCACCTTGAGCCCCGTCAGGGCCGCGCCGGAGAGCTTGCGCGCCCACGTGCTCGATACGAGGCGGAAGAGGTAGAACGCCGCCATGCTCGCCCCGACGGCGATGAGGACCGAGAGGACGAGGGGCACCGGGCGCACGGAGACGGCGGTGCCCGGCACCTGGAAGGCGAACATCCCCAGGTAGTGCATGAACACGATCCCGCTTCCGGCGACCAGCCCCGCCAGCAGCAGGCGGGCAAGGCGCAGCGGGCCCCCGTGCAGGATCAGCAGCGCCGGGTACATCAGGCCAATCGCCAGTACCCCCGACAGAACCGTCAGCGGCAGGTTGTAGGTGACGGTCGCCGAGACCTGATAGGCGAGCATCCCGACGAAGTGCATGGCCCAGATGCCGTACCCCAGCAGGGCGGCCTGCGCGAGCAGCCACGCCCGGCCCCGGTGCCCCTCGGCGGAGCGCTGGCCCGCGCGGGTGGCGACCTCCAGCGACACGTACGACGCCAGCGTGGCGATGACATACGACAAGACGACGTAAAAAACGCTCCAGCTATGCGACAGGGCTTGGTGCGTGTGGTCCATTCCTGGCCTCCTCTTTCTCGCCCCCACCGGAGCGGCTAGGCCGAGGGTAACCCCGACGGACACACGCGCCTCTTACAACGCCGGGGCCAGAGACCCGATGAACCATCCCAAAAGAACATGCCTGTGGTGTCCGGGCAGACACGCACAGGCACGGGCTTTGGCGGAACGGGAGAGATTCGAACTCTCGGTACGGTTGCCCGTACACACGCTTTCCAGGCGTGCCCCTTCAACCACTCGGGCACCGTTCCAGCGCAGAGCAATCTAGCGGAGGAAGGCGGGAAAATCAAACGGGCGCGGAGGGGGGGTGTCGGAAGCCGCCGCGTGTGCCGGAGGGCCGACCGTTCAGGCCAGCCGCGCCGGGACCGTTCGGCGCGTCTTTCGCCAGCATTTAACCGGGAAAGGGCACGTCGGGCTGGTCCCTATAGTGGGCAGATGGAAAACCTTCAGAAGCAGGTGCAGCGTTGGAAGATCATCGCTTTCGCCGGGCTCGCCTTCGGCGGCGGGATGTTCGTGCAGCAGTACGGCAACGCCAGCGCGCAGCGCGGGGCCGCCGCTCAGGTCGTGCGGCTGGACACCAGCAACTGCACCTTCGGTGTGGTGACGGGCAGCTCGCCCCGGCAGGTGCCCAACGGTGCTCTGCTCATGCAGGCTGTGCAGCAGGGGAGCAGCGCGGCCAATACGGCGTGGATTTATAACGTCTGCCGGTAGATCGCTGGGTAGGCAAAGCGGGGTCGAGAACGGAAGGGGAGATTGAAGAACGGCGCGGATGGTCATTGTAACCATCCGCGCCGTGCTGTCTTCAAGTGTGCCCACCTGTTGTTGCCCCTATACATGCTTTCCAGGCGTGCTTTTTCAACCACTCGGGCACCGTTCCAGCGGTGGACAGAGTAGCGGAGGAAGGGGGGAGCGCAAGGGGCGTCTTAGGAGGTAGAGCGTAGGAGTTAGATAGCTGGCTTTTGATTAATAATTCTCTTTATTAGTTCAACAATTTCACTAAAAACGTGTGGCTTATGCTTGACAAGCCAATCCGTTAAACTCAAAGAATGTGTCGTCTTTCTATACTCCTCGCGTCCTTCTGAGATTTGTGAAAACATAGACGACAATAATTTCGCAGCATCAACTCGATCTTTATATTCGTCGTTGCTGAGAGACGGTTTTTGATTGAAGTTCTTTATGTACCTCGCCCCATTGCTTTCAACCCATCCATTTAAAAAATCTTTAGTTACGTCCAAATCTATGAAGCCTTGCAGTGACATCATTAATTCCAATATAGCATCGAGGTCAAGCAAGTAATTCTCAAACTGCCTTTTTCCTATAAAATGTATTCTACCGTCGGATGCATTACTCAACTCCCTCATTTGTTGCTTCGTCTTTTCCTCCCTATCGAAAATGAAGCCAATCGGAATAGGTAGAAGCGCGTTGCTAGTCGTCAATTTTCTATATATTAGCGACACCAAACCGGCGTTCTTTTTGTTGCCGAAATCGTCAGTGTGAGCCACCGCAGCTATCGTTGTCCCTTCTAATAATGCATTATCCGATGCACCTAAGATAATTTTGAAGGCTTCCTCTTCAGTTGCTCCTTCCACCCATATAACTGAATCGGCGCCAAAAACATCAGAAAAACGAGCCCCTACTTCCAGCATACTCCTTCTTAAGCCACTCACGTCCCGATTTTTTAAAGTTTCGATCTGGCTTTGAGGTCTTTCCCATTTGACGAGATGAAGCATAGAGGGCTCGACTATTTTGATTATATCTGCTGAATGAGTAGTAATAATGTATTGATGTTGTGGATATAATTTTATTATTTCAAGCAGTTTCCTTGCCGCGCCAGGGTGCAAAAAATTTGTTGGCTCATCAATAACTATTACCTTTGAGATATAAGAGGTCAAAACTACATAAAGGATTGCAAGTACTTGACCAACCCCCGTACCACTTGCAGAGAGAGGAATTGATAAATCTTCTCGCTCAAGCTCTGGGTCTTCAATCCACGTTACTATTTCTAGCATTCCACCTTGAAGTTTAGAGGCCCGGACTCTAACGTCTGTTATCGACGGGAAAATCAGCTTAACGTAGTTTACCAGCTTTAAATATCGTACAGGATTGTTACCAGAAAGATTTGAAAGAACTTCAGGTAGATTGCTCGCATTATTTGCCAATACTGTTTGGCTACCAAAGGGCGAGTCGCTCACATTCAAGCGTTCTGCTTTGAATATATAAACTCTATTAAAAAGAGAGGGTAGTATCGCTGAAGTTATATCATCAGAATCACTTATTGAATATTTATTGGTATCAGCCAAACTAATAGATCCATCGTGTGGATTTACTTGTATTCTTGCTCCTTGTATACCGATACTTCCGGGCACTGCTTCATAACCGTGATGTCTAAGAATATCCACGGGCACGATGCGCGCATCCGAGACATCAAACTCTAAATCTATAAACTCCTTAGACACTAGTTGTTCATAAACGTCCAAACCGGTAAATCTAGCATTGTTAGTTGGGAGAGCTATATAAAACTGTGCTCCTCTATGTTGCCCTTCCACTACATCTCTTAATTCGGTCCCGGTAATTCTTAGCGAGGCCCTCAAAGATGATTTCGTCACGGGAGGAATATTTGGATTCGGAATGGAGACGGTACTCCTATGAGGAATGTTCTGTATATTGAACCCCAGAGTTTCTAACAGCGCTGTTTTACCAGCATTGTTTTGACCCACAATAATATTAAAACCCTCACTGAACTCGATCTCTCCTGAGTCGAGAAAACTTTTATAGTTGTACACGCGCACAGAATTTATTTTCATATATAAGTATACTAAACTAAAGTTTGAAGAAGGTGGCGTTGAGATGCCATTTCAGTTTAACGTTGGGTATAAAGTTCACGTATACGGGTCCTCCAAATACCGCCTCAGCACCCCCAGCGGCCCGTACGTTCCCGCTCTCAACTCCTCCTCCACCTTTCGCGCGTGGGTCCAGGCGGCCTCGGCGAGTTCCGGCGTCACCCCCCCGGCCCGCACCGCCTCCTCCAGCTCGTCGGCGTCGATGACGTGCGTCTCGGTCACCCGCCAGCCGGGCTGCCAGTCGGCTATCACGTCGAGGTAGAGGTCGTCGTGCCAGGGCAGACCGTCTTCGCCCAGCCCTTCACCCGCGTGGATGTCCACGTACAGTTGCTCGGGCCCCCCGGAAGGGTTGAGCATGACGGTCAGCGAATCACCCATGACGCCCTCGCCTCCGCCCGTCGGGTGGACACGCACCCAGCGGTAGCCCTGATCGAGAATGCGGATGGTGCGTTCCCCGAAAGGCACGTCCTTCGTGTTCACGACCTCGTAGGCGGTGAAGTCCACGATGACGAAGCCGGGAATGTAGGTGACCGTGTGCGTCCCCCGGGCCACACGCGGCCAGAGGCGGAGGTCGAAGACTTTGCGCTTCAAGCCGAGCCCACCGCCATCCCTTGCAGGGCGCGCAGCAGCAGTTCGCCCTCGGTCGCCTGCACCCGCGAGCGCAACGTCTCCACCGTGTCGCCGGGCCGCACGTCCACCCGCGACTGCGCCAGCACCGGCCCCTCGTCGATCCCCGCCGTGACGAGGTGAACGCTCGCCCCCGTCACGGCCTCCCCCGAGGCAAGAACCGCCGCGTGAACCCGGTCCCCGTACATGCCCCGCCCGCCGTGTCTCGGCAGCAGGCTGGGGTGGACGTTGAGCAGCCGCCCGGCGTAGGCCCCCAGCACGCGCGGCCCCAGTTCCCGCATGTACCCGCTCAGCACCACCGTATCCGCCCCCGCCCCCCGCAGGAAACCCAGGATCGCCCTGTCCAGCGCCTCCGGGTCCGGGTGCGTCGCCGTACTCAAGTGTGCGGTTTGAAGCCCCGCCTCCCGCGCCCATCCCAGCGCTGCCGAAGCGCTGTTGTTGCTGATCATCGCCACGGGCGTGGCAGCCAGCCGCCCGTCCCGGCACGCCCCCACCAGGAACCGCGCCGCGCTGCCGCCGTGGGAGGCGAGGAAGGCGAGGTTCACGGGTGGCGCTCCGCGCCGTCAGTGGGCAGTGGTGAGTGGTGAGTGGGAAAAGAGGGGGCCCACTCTGCTGGCGCACTCGGCACGACAAAGCTTGTCACCCTGAGCAAAGCGAAGGGTCCCCGGCATGGAAGGCGAGATGCTTTGCCGTGCTCAGCATGACAGCGTGTTTTTGCCCCGTCCACTAACCACTGCCCACTCACCACTACCCTCACTCCCCCAATTCCTGAAGCAGATACGCGCTCGTCAGAATCCCGTTGTGGTAATCCTCCAGCGCGAAGCTCTCGTTGGGCGAGTGCGGGGCGTCCTCGTTCAGCCCGAAATCCACGAGAAGGACGGGCGCACCCAGCAGTCGGCGGAAGTCGGCGACGATGGGGATGGAGCCCCCCGTGCGCGCGAAGGCGGCGGGCCTGCCGTACACCCTTTGCAGCGCCCGGTCGGCGGCCTTGATATACGGCGAGTCGAGGTCCACCTTCACGGGCTGGCCGCCGTGCAGGGCCCTCACCTCCACCTTCACCCCTTTGGGTGCGATGGTCGGCACGTACTCCTGCACCAGACGGGTGATGCGCTCAGGGTCCTGCCCGGGCACGAGGCGCATGGACACCTTGGCCCCGGCCTTCGCCGCGATCACCGTCTTGCTGCCCTCGCCCTGGTAGCCGCCCCAGATACCGTTCACGTCGAGGGTGGGCCGCGCCCACAGCCGCTCCAGGGTGGAGTACCCCTCCTCGCCGGGCAGGGCGGGCACGCCGATGGAGGCCGCGAACTCCTCGTCCGAGTGGGGGAGGCGGGCCCACATCTCGCGCTCCCCTTGGGTCAGCTCCTCCACCCCGTCGTAGAAGCCGGGAATGGTCACGCGCCCGTGTTCGTCCTTGAGCCCCGAGATGATCTCTGCCAGCGCGTTGATCGGGTTGGGCGCCGCCCCACCGTACGAGCCCGAGTGCAGGTCCCGGTTCGCCCCCTGCACGAGGATTTCCACGTAACTCAGCCCGCGCAGGCCGTAGGTCACGGTGGGCACGTCGGGCGCGAAGCGCGAGCCGTCGGAGATCAGGATCACGTCTGAGCGCAACTCGTCCGCGTGCGCCCCCAGGTAGGCGGCGAGGCTGGGGCTGCCGACCTCCTCCTCGCCCTCCAGGAGAAACTTGACGTTGACGGGCAACTCGCCCTGCGAGAGCAGGAGTTCGGCGCCCCGCACGTGCGCGTACGCCTGTCCCTTGTCGTCGGTGCTGCCCCGCGCGTAGATGCGCCCGTCCCTCACCGTGGGCTCGAAGGGCGGCGAGGTCCACTCCTCCACGGGCGCCTCGGGCTGCACGTCGTAGTGACCGTAGATCAACACCGTCGGCTTGCCCGGCGCCCTCAGCCGCTCGGCGTACACGACCGGGTGTCCGACCTTCCCGCCGTGCTCGGTGGCGTCCACCCGCGCCGCGAAGCCCAGGCTCTCCAGCTTGGCGCGCAGGAACTCGGCGGCCCGGTGCATGTCCTCCGCGTGCGTGGGGTCCGCACTCACGCTGGGAATCCGCAGCAGCTCGAACAGCTCCCGCTCGGCCTCCTCACGGTTCAGCAGGGCGGCGAGGTCCGTCTGGGATGTGGTCATGCCGGGATGATAGCGGCGGGGGTGGGGTGGGGGTGGGCAGAGGAGGGAAGCAGGCAGAGGTGGCGCTTTGAGCTCCTCCCCCTTGAGGGGAGAGGCTGGGACTCGCAGAGCTGCGCAGCAGCGGGGGTGAACCGCAGCGGCGTCCCAAGGCCACTGGAAGGGAGAAGCCATCTTCTCAGCGGCGGGCCTGGTCACACGCCCCCTCACCCGTTGCTTCGCAACGCCCTCTCCCGCAAGGGGAGAGGGAGCAAAACACCCACGGACCCCCGCTCAACGTCACCTTTCCCCACCTTCAAAAACCTTGCGGCGACTATACTCAAGCAAGGTATGGCCGCCGACTCCAAGCACCGCCCCGTGTACGTGATCTCGGTCGCGGCGGAACTCGTGGATATGCACCCGCAGACGTTGCGGCTGTATGAACGCAAGGGCCTGATTCGTCCCGGGCGCAGCAGCGGCAAGACGCGGCTGTACTCCGAGCGCGACATCGAGCACCTGCGCGAGATTCGCCGGCTGACTCAGGAACTCGGCGTCAACCTCGCCGGGGTCGAGGAGGTTATGCGGCTCCAGCACGAACTCGACGACCTCCAGGGTGAGTTCGAGGCCGAGATCGAACGCATCGAGGACGAGCTGCGCGTCCGGGCCTCCCAGCCGCAGGCCCTGCCTGCCCCGGACGGCAAGGCGGACCCCAGGGACCGCCCGGTGTACGTGATCTCCATCGCGGCGGAACTCGTGGACATGCACCCGCAGACGTTGCGGCTGTACGAGCGCAAGCAACTGATTCGCCCGGGCCGATCCAGCGGCAAGACACGGCTGTACTCCGAGCGCGACATCGAGCACCTGCGCGAAATCCGGCGGCTGACTCAGGAACTCGGCGTCAACCTCGCCGGGGTTGAGGAAATCATGCGCCTGCGCCACCAGCTCGACGCCTCGCGCTCGCACATGGAGGGCAACGTGCGCCGCCTCCAGCAGGACATTACCGAGCGGATGACGACGTGGCGGACGCTGCCTGCCCCCGAGCAGGCCGGAGAGCCGGAAGACGGGCAGAACGCGGACGACTCGGGTGAGATAGAGGAGCCGGAACGTGCGGCAGCAGGTCGGCGCGGGCGTCGCGGTCCTTGACGGGCGGGCCGGGGTCCTGCTCGTGCGCCGGGGCGACGATGGCCGCTGGGACCTCCCCGGCGGCGCGGTGAACGTGGGCGAGGAGGTGGAGGCTGCCGCCCGCCGTGAGGTGCAGGAGGAGACGGGTCTGACCCCGGGCCCCCTCAGCCTGCTCGGCGTCTTCAGCGGGGCGCGGCACCGCCACACTTATCCGGAGGGCAACGTCGTCGCCTGGGTCACCGTCCTTGACACCGCGTCCTCTCTAGGCGGGGTGCCGCGCGCAGGAGACGATGCCGCCGAGGTCGCCTGGTGGTCCCTCGCGGCCCTGCCGACGGACGTGAGTGAGGCGACCCGCGCTTACTTCGACGCCCTATCTGCCCAAGTCGGGGAGACGGCATGAGTCACCCCACCGACCTGTGGGTGGTCGGCGACGTTCACGGTGAGTGTGGCAAGCTGCGGACCCTCTTGCAGGGGGCGGACCTCATCTGCGCGGACGGCACCTGGACGGGTGGGGAGGCGCACCTCGCCTTTCTGGGTGACTACCTCGACCGGGGACCGGACGGCCTCGGCGTCGTGCGGCTGGTTCGCAGGCTGGAGGAGGAGGCGCCGCGTTCGGGCGGGCGCGTGACGGCCCTGCTCGGCAACCACGAGGTGATGTTCCTCGCCGCCGAGCACTTCCGCCGGGCCGACCCGGGGGACCGCTTCGGCTTTCAGGAGTACTGGGAGGCCAACGGCGGTCAGGTGCGGGACGCCGAGGGCCTCCACCCGGGCGACCTCGCCTGGCTCGCCGCGCGGCCTGCCCTCGCCCGGGTGGGCCGCTGGCTGCTCCTGCACGCCGACAGCCCGATGTACCTGCATCTGGGCGGCAGCGTGGAGGCCGTGAACGCCCGCGTCGCCGCCCTGCTGGCGAGCCACAGCCCCGAGGTCTGGGGCGGCTTCGCCAACGCCTTCGCCGACCGCCTCGCGTTCGTGGCTCCGGACGGAGAGGAGACGGCGCGCAGGCTCCTGGGCACCTTCGGGGGCGACCGCCTCGCCCACGGGCACACGCCCGTCTTCGTGCTCCTCGACGAGGACGGGCCGGACGAGGGGCTGCCCGCCGTGTACGCCGGGGGCCGGTGCGTGGCGCTCGACAGCGGCATGGCGTACCGGAAGGACGCGGGCTTCATCGCCCGGCTGGATGGCCGGGGCGTGGCCGAGGTCGTGGTCCTCTCGCAGGGCTGAGCCAAGGGAAGGGGGTGGACCGCCCCTCCTGGTCCACCCCTCCGCTCGGACGTGCCCGCTCAGGACTTGCGCTGGAGGTCGTCCTTGATCTCGGCCACGAGCTTTTCCCCGCCGCGCTGCACCTCGCCGCCCGCCGCGCGGACGGACGCGCCCGGCGACTGGCCCTGCATCACGTCGGAGGCGGCGGACTTCACGGCGTCGCCCGCGCGGGCGAGATTGCCCTCGGGGCCGGGGTTCACCCGCTTGATCAGGCCGTCGATCTGCTCTTTCACCGTGGGGTTGCTGCGGTACAGGGCGTACCCGCCGCCCACGAGGAGCACCAGCCCCCACGGAAAGCCGCCGCCCGAGGACTTCTGCTTCTTCAGGGCCGCCGTCAGGAGGCTGACCTCGCCCTGGAGGCTCTGGACCTCCTTTTGCTGCTTGGTGAGCGCGGCGGCCATCTCGGCGTGCTGCTTCATAACGGCCTTGGAAACCTGCTCCTCCATCTCGTGGCGGGCTTTCTGGGCGGCCTGCTTGAGGTCGGTCGTGGTGCGCGTGGCGGTGGTCATGTCGCTTTCCTCCTGGGAATTGAGCTGTGGACGCCTGCGGTGGCCCCTGTCGCGCTGCGGCCACCCTGGTCTCGTGAAGTCTGAGGGTCGGCTCTCCGAGGTTCTTGCGAGCGAGATAAAGGATTTTCCACAAATTCGGGTGCATGAAGGCTTCCTCAAAGTCCGGCGGCGCTGGGGGCGGGTCCGGGGCGTGGGGTTACACTCGGGCACGTGAAGACGCACAAGGTCGAGGTCGGGAACGTGACGCGCGAGCTGCCGGTCGTGCCGGTGGCGCCGGGGGTGAGCGTGGCCCTGTTCAACATGCTGGGGGACACGGAAGTGACCGAGGCCGCCGGACGCGAACTCGCCGCCCGCTTGCCGACAGACGTGGACGTGCTCGTGACGCCCGAGGTCAAGGCCCTGTCGCTGGCGCACGTGATCAGCCGGGAGAGCGGCAAGCCCTACATCGTGATCCGCAAGACGCAAAAGCCCTACATGGTGGACCCCATCGCCCGCGAGGTCGTGAGCATCACCACGGGCAAACCGCAACTGCTCGTGCTCGACGGCTTCGACGTGGAGAAGATCAGGGGCCGGAAGGTCGCCATCGTGGACGACGTGGTGTCCAGCGGCGGCACGCTGCACTCGCTGCGGCAGATCATCGAGGAGGTCGGCGGCGAGGTCGCGGCGGTCGTCGCCGTCTTCACCGAAGGGCAGGAGCGCCCCGAGGTCACGGCGCTGGGGCACCTGCCGCTGTTTTCTTGACCGCTGGCGGCGCCGGGTCCCAACCCGCTCCTCCTGACCGCGCGGCTGCGTCTGGAGCCCCAGCGCGTCGGGCACGCGCCCGAGATGGCGGCGGTCCTTGCGGCTGAGCGCGTCCACGAGTTCCTGCCCTCCTCGCCTCCTTCCGAGGTGGAGTTGCGCGCTCGCTTCGCCCGCCTGGAGTCGCGCTCCTCGCCCGACGGGGCGCAGGGGTGGCTCAATTGGGTCGTCCTTCCCCGTGGGGGAGGCCCCGCCCTGGGGACCGTGCAGGCCACGGTGCGCCCGGGGGAGGGGGAGGCGGACGTGGCTTACGTGTTCCGTCCCTCCGCCTGGGGTCGGGGGTACGCTTCGGAAGCGGTGCGGGCCCTGCTGGAGTTCCTGGCCGTGGTTCCGGGCGTGCGGGAGGCCGTGGCTCAGGTCGACACGTGCAACGCGGCCTCCATCCGCCTGCTCACGCGGCTGGGCTTCGTGCAGACGGGGTTCACTCCCCACGCGGACGAGTTCCGGGGGGTGCCCAGCGACGAATACACCTTTCGCCTGTTCCTGGATTCTTCGGGTAGGGTGGGCGGCATGGTCGAGTCTCCCTCCCAGGCCCCGCGCGTGACCGTTGGCGGCGTGACCCGTGAGCTTCCCACCGTCCGCGTCGGCAGCGTCGGGCGGGTGCCCCTGGTGGAATTTATCGGGGACAGCGAGTTCACCAAGGCCGCCGCCGCGGCGATGCTGCCCCTGATTCCGCCGGGCACCGAGGTCCTGCTCACGGTGGTCACGAACGCGCTGCCGCTCGCCCACGAACTCAGCGACCGCTCGGGCCTGCCCTACGTCGCCGTGCGCAAGAAACGCCGCACCTACATGCAAGACCCCCTGATCCAGAACGTGCCCAGCATGACCCTCGGCGTCTCGGAGACCCTCTGGCTCGACGGGCCGCACGCCGCGCGGCTCAGGGGCAAGCGCGTCGCCATCGTGCAGGACGTGATCGCCAGCGGGGGCACGGCGCAGGCCCTCGCCCGGCTCGTCGAGCGCGCCGGCGGCACCCTGGGCGGCTACGTCGCCGCCTTCAAGCAGGGGGACACGACCCTGCCCGTGGCGTACCTTCAGGAGTTGCCGACGAGTCTGTGAGGCGCGGCGAATCTTAAAGGGACGCTCAGGCCGCACTCCGGGAAGCGCTGCTAGCTTGGCAAGACAGAGGAGGGAATTCCCATGACCCAGAGCGACGACCAGCAGCTCCAGAACGTCCCGTCCGCCGACTCGTCCGTGAAGACCGAAGACGAGATCAGCAACGTGGACCTCCAGTTCATGGGCCGCACCGACGAGCACCGCGACGCCCTCA
This window contains:
- a CDS encoding MHYT domain-containing protein; translation: MDHTHQALSHSWSVFYVVLSYVIATLASYVSLEVATRAGQRSAEGHRGRAWLLAQAALLGYGIWAMHFVGMLAYQVSATVTYNLPLTVLSGVLAIGLMYPALLILHGGPLRLARLLLAGLVAGSGIVFMHYLGMFAFQVPGTAVSVRPVPLVLSVLIAVGASMAAFYLFRLVSSTWARKLSGAALTGLKVAAGLVMGGAIVSMHYTGMAAWHLNVVDGNLLYRNTGGLDTEFLALGISVLSIVLLSVTGTKLLMDAVLEPTPAS
- a CDS encoding AAA family ATPase, coding for MKINSVRVYNYKSFLDSGEIEFSEGFNIIVGQNNAGKTALLETLGFNIQNIPHRSTVSIPNPNIPPVTKSSLRASLRITGTELRDVVEGQHRGAQFYIALPTNNARFTGLDVYEQLVSKEFIDLEFDVSDARIVPVDILRHHGYEAVPGSIGIQGARIQVNPHDGSISLADTNKYSISDSDDITSAILPSLFNRVYIFKAERLNVSDSPFGSQTVLANNASNLPEVLSNLSGNNPVRYLKLVNYVKLIFPSITDVRVRASKLQGGMLEIVTWIEDPELEREDLSIPLSASGTGVGQVLAILYVVLTSYISKVIVIDEPTNFLHPGAARKLLEIIKLYPQHQYIITTHSADIIKIVEPSMLHLVKWERPQSQIETLKNRDVSGLRRSMLEVGARFSDVFGADSVIWVEGATEEEAFKIILGASDNALLEGTTIAAVAHTDDFGNKKNAGLVSLIYRKLTTSNALLPIPIGFIFDREEKTKQQMRELSNASDGRIHFIGKRQFENYLLDLDAILELMMSLQGFIDLDVTKDFLNGWVESNGARYIKNFNQKPSLSNDEYKDRVDAAKLLSSMFSQISEGREEYRKTTHSLSLTDWLVKHKPHVFSEIVELIKRIINQKPAI
- a CDS encoding DUF402 domain-containing protein, whose amino-acid sequence is MKRKVFDLRLWPRVARGTHTVTYIPGFVIVDFTAYEVVNTKDVPFGERTIRILDQGYRWVRVHPTGGGEGVMGDSLTVMLNPSGGPEQLYVDIHAGEGLGEDGLPWHDDLYLDVIADWQPGWRVTETHVIDADELEEAVRAGGVTPELAEAAWTHARKVEEELRAGTYGPLGVLRRYLEDPYT
- a CDS encoding phosphoribosylglycinamide formyltransferase, which encodes MNLAFLASHGGSAARFLVGACRDGRLAATPVAMISNNSASAALGWAREAGLQTAHLSTATHPDPEALDRAILGFLRGAGADTVVLSGYMRELGPRVLGAYAGRLLNVHPSLLPRHGGRGMYGDRVHAAVLASGEAVTGASVHLVTAGIDEGPVLAQSRVDVRPGDTVETLRSRVQATEGELLLRALQGMAVGSA
- a CDS encoding dipeptidase; this translates as MTTSQTDLAALLNREEAERELFELLRIPSVSADPTHAEDMHRAAEFLRAKLESLGFAARVDATEHGGKVGHPVVYAERLRAPGKPTVLIYGHYDVQPEAPVEEWTSPPFEPTVRDGRIYARGSTDDKGQAYAHVRGAELLLSQGELPVNVKFLLEGEEEVGSPSLAAYLGAHADELRSDVILISDGSRFAPDVPTVTYGLRGLSYVEILVQGANRDLHSGSYGGAAPNPINALAEIISGLKDEHGRVTIPGFYDGVEELTQGEREMWARLPHSDEEFAASIGVPALPGEEGYSTLERLWARPTLDVNGIWGGYQGEGSKTVIAAKAGAKVSMRLVPGQDPERITRLVQEYVPTIAPKGVKVEVRALHGGQPVKVDLDSPYIKAADRALQRVYGRPAAFARTGGSIPIVADFRRLLGAPVLLVDFGLNEDAPHSPNESFALEDYHNGILTSAYLLQELGE
- the hspR gene encoding heat shock protein transcriptional repressor HspR, fused homodimer type, with the protein product MAADSKHRPVYVISVAAELVDMHPQTLRLYERKGLIRPGRSSGKTRLYSERDIEHLREIRRLTQELGVNLAGVEEVMRLQHELDDLQGEFEAEIERIEDELRVRASQPQALPAPDGKADPRDRPVYVISIAAELVDMHPQTLRLYERKQLIRPGRSSGKTRLYSERDIEHLREIRRLTQELGVNLAGVEEIMRLRHQLDASRSHMEGNVRRLQQDITERMTTWRTLPAPEQAGEPEDGQNADDSGEIEEPERAAAGRRGRRGP
- a CDS encoding NUDIX domain-containing protein gives rise to the protein MRQQVGAGVAVLDGRAGVLLVRRGDDGRWDLPGGAVNVGEEVEAAARREVQEETGLTPGPLSLLGVFSGARHRHTYPEGNVVAWVTVLDTASSLGGVPRAGDDAAEVAWWSLAALPTDVSEATRAYFDALSAQVGETA
- a CDS encoding metallophosphoesterase, whose amino-acid sequence is MSHPTDLWVVGDVHGECGKLRTLLQGADLICADGTWTGGEAHLAFLGDYLDRGPDGLGVVRLVRRLEEEAPRSGGRVTALLGNHEVMFLAAEHFRRADPGDRFGFQEYWEANGGQVRDAEGLHPGDLAWLAARPALARVGRWLLLHADSPMYLHLGGSVEAVNARVAALLASHSPEVWGGFANAFADRLAFVAPDGEETARRLLGTFGGDRLAHGHTPVFVLLDEDGPDEGLPAVYAGGRCVALDSGMAYRKDAGFIARLDGRGVAEVVVLSQG
- a CDS encoding phosphoribosyltransferase family protein, with the protein product MKTHKVEVGNVTRELPVVPVAPGVSVALFNMLGDTEVTEAAGRELAARLPTDVDVLVTPEVKALSLAHVISRESGKPYIVIRKTQKPYMVDPIAREVVSITTGKPQLLVLDGFDVEKIRGRKVAIVDDVVSSGGTLHSLRQIIEEVGGEVAAVVAVFTEGQERPEVTALGHLPLFS
- a CDS encoding phosphoribosyltransferase family protein, with amino-acid sequence MVESPSQAPRVTVGGVTRELPTVRVGSVGRVPLVEFIGDSEFTKAAAAAMLPLIPPGTEVLLTVVTNALPLAHELSDRSGLPYVAVRKKRRTYMQDPLIQNVPSMTLGVSETLWLDGPHAARLRGKRVAIVQDVIASGGTAQALARLVERAGGTLGGYVAAFKQGDTTLPVAYLQELPTSL